The proteins below are encoded in one region of Xenopus laevis strain J_2021 chromosome 8L, Xenopus_laevis_v10.1, whole genome shotgun sequence:
- the pi4kb.L gene encoding phosphatidylinositol 4-kinase beta isoform X2: MGDTMVEPVPVKLSDQSLVLRGNGGSALCVITEGVGEASLVIDPDVAQKACQEVLEKVKMIHGSSVESLDKVDGGDAGDGGSLANGDTEPKLTNTGHTSTSSRINEEESPLDINSVKNARRRQKNNSAKQSWLLRLFECKLFDVSMAISYLYNSKEPGVQAYIGNRLFCFRYEDVDFYLPQLLNMYIHMDEDVGDAIKPYVVHRCRQSINFSLQCAWLLGAYSSDMHISTQRHSRGTKLRKLILSDELKPAHKKREIPPLSLAPDTGLSPSKRTHQRSKSDATVSISLSSNLKRTSSNPKVENDDEPVRLAPEREFIKSLMGIGKRLATLPTKEQKTQRLISELSLLNHKLPARVWLPTAGFDHHVVRVPHTQAVVLNSKDKAPYLIYVEVLECENFETSLVPVRIPENRIRSTRSVENLPECGITHEQRASSFTTVPNYDNDDEAWSVDDIGELQVELPELHTNSCDNISQFSVDSITSQESKDPVFIAAGDIRRRLSEQLAHTPTTFRRDPEDPSAVALKEPWEEKVRRIREGTPYGHFPNWRLLSVIVKCGDDLRQELLASQVLKQLQSIWESERVPLWIRPYKILVISGDSGMIEPVVNAVSIHQVKKQSQLSLLHYFLQEHGSCTTEAFLTAQRNFVQSCAAYCLVCYLLQVKDRHNGNILLDAEGHIIHIDFGFILSSSPRNLGFETSAFKLTAEFVDVMGGLNGDMFNYYKMLMLQGLIAARKHMDKVVQVVEIMQQGSQLPCFHGSSTIRNLKERFHMNMTEEQLQILVEQMVDGSMRSITTKLYDGFQYLTNGIM; encoded by the exons ATGGGAGACACCATGGTGGAACCAGTACCTGTGAAGCTCTCGGATCAGTCGCTGGTGTTACGGGGCAATGGAGGGAGTGCCCTGTGTGTCATTACGGAGGGCGTGGGGGAGGCGTCGTTGGTTATAGACCCAGATGTGGCGCAGAAAGCCTGCCAGGAGGTGCTTGAGAAAGTCAAGATGATTCACGGCTCCTCTGTCGAGAGCTTGGACAAAGTAGATGGTGGAGATGCTGGAGATGGAGGTTCTCTGGCCAATGGGGACACAGAGCCGAAACTTACCAATACCGGACATACTTCCACCAGCTCCAGAATTAACGAGGAGGAGTCTCCATTGGACATAAACAGTGTAAAGAATGCCCGCCGGAGACAGAAGAACAACTCGGCCAAACAGTCGTGGCTCCTGCGGCTCTTTGAGTGCAAGTTATTCGATGTTTCCATGGCGATTTCGTACCTGTACAACTCCAAGGAGCCGGGGGTCCAGGCCTACATCGGCAACCGGCTCTTCTGTTTCCGCTATGAAGACGTGGACTTTTACCTGCCGCAGCTGCTCAATATGTACATTCACATGGACGAGGACGTGGGCGACGCCATCAAACCCTACGTGGTCCATCGGTGCCGCCAGAGCATCAACTTCTCCCTGCAGTGCGCGTGGCTCCTGGGCGCTTACTCCTCCGACATGCACATCTCCACCCAGCGGCACTCCCGCGGCACCAAGCTCCGCAAGCTCATCCTCTCCGACGAGCTCAAGCCCGCCCACAAGAAGAGAGAGATCCCGCCCCTTAGCCTGGCCCCGGATACGGGCCTCTCACCTTCCAAGAGGACTCACCAAAGGTCCAAATCTGATGCCACGGTCAGCATCAGCCTCAGCAGCAACCTGAAGCGGACATCGAGCAACCCCAAAGTGGAGAACGACGACGAG CCGGTGCGCCTCGCTCCCGAGAGGGAATTCATCAAGTCTCTCATGGGCATCGGAAAGCGATTGGCCACCCTCCCCACCAAGGAACAGAAGACCCAAAGGCTCATCTCTGAGTTGTCCTTACTCAACCACAAGCTGCCCGCCCGGGTCTGGCTGCCCACCGCCGGCTTTGACCACCACGTGGTGAGGGTGCcacacacacaggctgttgtACTGAACTCCAAGGATAAG GCCCCCTATCTGATCTACGTGGAGGTTCTTGAATGTGAAAACTTTGAGACATCGCTGGTCCCGGTCCGAATCCCGGAGAATCGAATCCGCAGCACCCGCTCCGTAGAGAACCTGCCTGAGTGCGGCATCACCCACGAGCAGCGAGCCAGCAGCTTCACCACCGTCCCCAATTATGATAACGATGATGAGGCCTGGTCTGTGGATGATATTGGGGAGCTGCAGGTGGAG TTGCCTGAACTTCATACCAACAGCTGTGACAACATCTCTCAGTTTTCGGTGGACAGTATCACCAGTCAGGAGAGCAAGGACCCCGTGTTTATAGCGGCCGGCGACATCCG GAGGCGTCTGTCAGAGCAATTGGCTCACACCCCAACTACGTTCCGCAGGGACCCCGAAGACCCCTCAGCTGTGGCCCTTAAAGAACCTTGGGAGGAGAAAGTCAG GAGGATCAGGGAGGGCACCCCCTATGGGCACTTCCCAAACTGGAGGCTCCTGTCAGTCATAGTGAAGTGTGGGGACGACCTGCGCCAGGAGCTCTTGGCCTCTCAGGTGCTGAAACAGCTGCAG TCCATCTGGGAGAGCGAGCGGGTGCCTCTGTGGATCCGGCCGTACAAGATCCTGGTGATTTCGGGAGACAGCGGAATGATTGAGCCGGTGGTGAATGCGGTGTCGATACATCAGGTGAAGAAGCAGTCGCAGCTCTCGTTGTTGCATTATTTCCTGCAGGAACACGGCAGCTGCACCACCGAAGCTTTCCTCACCGCTCAGCGCAACTTTGTGCAGAGCTGCGCCGCCTACTGCCTGGTGTGTTACCTGCTGCAGGTCAAGGACAG GCACAATGGTAACATCCTCCTGGACGCCGAGGGCCACATTATCCACATCGACTTTGGCTTCATTCTCTCCAGCTCTCCCCGGAACCTCGGCTTTGAGACCTCGGCCTTCAAGCTCACTGCTGAGTTTGTGGAT GTGATGGGGGGGCTGAATGGGGACATGTTCAACTACTACAAGATGCTGATGCTGCAGGGACTGATCGCTGCCCGGAAACACATGGACAAAGTGGTGCAGGTTGTAGAAATCATGCAGCAAG GTTCCCAGCTGCCCTGCTTCCATGGCTCCAGCACTATCCGTAACCTGAAGGAGCGTTTCCACATGAACATGACGGAGGAGCAGCTACAGATCCTGGTGGAGCAGATGGTGGACGGCAGCATGAGATCCATAACCACCAAACTGTACGATGGATTCCAATATCTGACCAATGGCATCATGTGA
- the pi4kb.L gene encoding phosphatidylinositol 4-kinase beta isoform X1, producing the protein MGDTMVEPVPVKLSDQSLVLRGNGGSALCVITEGVGEASLVIDPDVAQKACQEVLEKVKMIHGSSVESLDKVDGGDAGDGGSLANGDTEPKLTNTGHTSTSSRINEEESPLDINSVKNARRRQKNNSAKQSWLLRLFECKLFDVSMAISYLYNSKEPGVQAYIGNRLFCFRYEDVDFYLPQLLNMYIHMDEDVGDAIKPYVVHRCRQSINFSLQCAWLLGAYSSDMHISTQRHSRGTKLRKLILSDELKPAHKKREIPPLSLAPDTGLSPSKRTHQRSKSDATVSISLSSNLKRTSSNPKVENDDEELSSSSESLDRSFCSPVRLAPEREFIKSLMGIGKRLATLPTKEQKTQRLISELSLLNHKLPARVWLPTAGFDHHVVRVPHTQAVVLNSKDKAPYLIYVEVLECENFETSLVPVRIPENRIRSTRSVENLPECGITHEQRASSFTTVPNYDNDDEAWSVDDIGELQVELPELHTNSCDNISQFSVDSITSQESKDPVFIAAGDIRRRLSEQLAHTPTTFRRDPEDPSAVALKEPWEEKVRRIREGTPYGHFPNWRLLSVIVKCGDDLRQELLASQVLKQLQSIWESERVPLWIRPYKILVISGDSGMIEPVVNAVSIHQVKKQSQLSLLHYFLQEHGSCTTEAFLTAQRNFVQSCAAYCLVCYLLQVKDRHNGNILLDAEGHIIHIDFGFILSSSPRNLGFETSAFKLTAEFVDVMGGLNGDMFNYYKMLMLQGLIAARKHMDKVVQVVEIMQQGSQLPCFHGSSTIRNLKERFHMNMTEEQLQILVEQMVDGSMRSITTKLYDGFQYLTNGIM; encoded by the exons ATGGGAGACACCATGGTGGAACCAGTACCTGTGAAGCTCTCGGATCAGTCGCTGGTGTTACGGGGCAATGGAGGGAGTGCCCTGTGTGTCATTACGGAGGGCGTGGGGGAGGCGTCGTTGGTTATAGACCCAGATGTGGCGCAGAAAGCCTGCCAGGAGGTGCTTGAGAAAGTCAAGATGATTCACGGCTCCTCTGTCGAGAGCTTGGACAAAGTAGATGGTGGAGATGCTGGAGATGGAGGTTCTCTGGCCAATGGGGACACAGAGCCGAAACTTACCAATACCGGACATACTTCCACCAGCTCCAGAATTAACGAGGAGGAGTCTCCATTGGACATAAACAGTGTAAAGAATGCCCGCCGGAGACAGAAGAACAACTCGGCCAAACAGTCGTGGCTCCTGCGGCTCTTTGAGTGCAAGTTATTCGATGTTTCCATGGCGATTTCGTACCTGTACAACTCCAAGGAGCCGGGGGTCCAGGCCTACATCGGCAACCGGCTCTTCTGTTTCCGCTATGAAGACGTGGACTTTTACCTGCCGCAGCTGCTCAATATGTACATTCACATGGACGAGGACGTGGGCGACGCCATCAAACCCTACGTGGTCCATCGGTGCCGCCAGAGCATCAACTTCTCCCTGCAGTGCGCGTGGCTCCTGGGCGCTTACTCCTCCGACATGCACATCTCCACCCAGCGGCACTCCCGCGGCACCAAGCTCCGCAAGCTCATCCTCTCCGACGAGCTCAAGCCCGCCCACAAGAAGAGAGAGATCCCGCCCCTTAGCCTGGCCCCGGATACGGGCCTCTCACCTTCCAAGAGGACTCACCAAAGGTCCAAATCTGATGCCACGGTCAGCATCAGCCTCAGCAGCAACCTGAAGCGGACATCGAGCAACCCCAAAGTGGAGAACGACGACGAG GAGCTCTCGTCCAGTTCGGAAAGTCTCGATAGGTCGTTCTGCTCC CCGGTGCGCCTCGCTCCCGAGAGGGAATTCATCAAGTCTCTCATGGGCATCGGAAAGCGATTGGCCACCCTCCCCACCAAGGAACAGAAGACCCAAAGGCTCATCTCTGAGTTGTCCTTACTCAACCACAAGCTGCCCGCCCGGGTCTGGCTGCCCACCGCCGGCTTTGACCACCACGTGGTGAGGGTGCcacacacacaggctgttgtACTGAACTCCAAGGATAAG GCCCCCTATCTGATCTACGTGGAGGTTCTTGAATGTGAAAACTTTGAGACATCGCTGGTCCCGGTCCGAATCCCGGAGAATCGAATCCGCAGCACCCGCTCCGTAGAGAACCTGCCTGAGTGCGGCATCACCCACGAGCAGCGAGCCAGCAGCTTCACCACCGTCCCCAATTATGATAACGATGATGAGGCCTGGTCTGTGGATGATATTGGGGAGCTGCAGGTGGAG TTGCCTGAACTTCATACCAACAGCTGTGACAACATCTCTCAGTTTTCGGTGGACAGTATCACCAGTCAGGAGAGCAAGGACCCCGTGTTTATAGCGGCCGGCGACATCCG GAGGCGTCTGTCAGAGCAATTGGCTCACACCCCAACTACGTTCCGCAGGGACCCCGAAGACCCCTCAGCTGTGGCCCTTAAAGAACCTTGGGAGGAGAAAGTCAG GAGGATCAGGGAGGGCACCCCCTATGGGCACTTCCCAAACTGGAGGCTCCTGTCAGTCATAGTGAAGTGTGGGGACGACCTGCGCCAGGAGCTCTTGGCCTCTCAGGTGCTGAAACAGCTGCAG TCCATCTGGGAGAGCGAGCGGGTGCCTCTGTGGATCCGGCCGTACAAGATCCTGGTGATTTCGGGAGACAGCGGAATGATTGAGCCGGTGGTGAATGCGGTGTCGATACATCAGGTGAAGAAGCAGTCGCAGCTCTCGTTGTTGCATTATTTCCTGCAGGAACACGGCAGCTGCACCACCGAAGCTTTCCTCACCGCTCAGCGCAACTTTGTGCAGAGCTGCGCCGCCTACTGCCTGGTGTGTTACCTGCTGCAGGTCAAGGACAG GCACAATGGTAACATCCTCCTGGACGCCGAGGGCCACATTATCCACATCGACTTTGGCTTCATTCTCTCCAGCTCTCCCCGGAACCTCGGCTTTGAGACCTCGGCCTTCAAGCTCACTGCTGAGTTTGTGGAT GTGATGGGGGGGCTGAATGGGGACATGTTCAACTACTACAAGATGCTGATGCTGCAGGGACTGATCGCTGCCCGGAAACACATGGACAAAGTGGTGCAGGTTGTAGAAATCATGCAGCAAG GTTCCCAGCTGCCCTGCTTCCATGGCTCCAGCACTATCCGTAACCTGAAGGAGCGTTTCCACATGAACATGACGGAGGAGCAGCTACAGATCCTGGTGGAGCAGATGGTGGACGGCAGCATGAGATCCATAACCACCAAACTGTACGATGGATTCCAATATCTGACCAATGGCATCATGTGA
- the pi4kb.L gene encoding phosphatidylinositol 4-kinase beta (The RefSeq protein has 1 substitution compared to this genomic sequence) yields MGDTMVEPVPVKLSDQSLVLRGNGGSALCVITEGVGEASLVIDPDVAQKACQEVLEKVKMIHGSSVESLDKVDGGDAGDGGSLANGDTEPKLTNTGHTSTSSRINEEESPLDINSVKNARRRQKNNSAKQSWLLRLFECKLFDVSMAISYLYNSKEPGVQAYIGNRLFCFRYEDVDFYLPQLLNMYIHMDEDVGDAIKPYVVHRCRQSINFSLQCAWLLGAYSSDMHISTQRHSRGTKLRKLILSDELKPAHKKREIPPLSLAPDTGLSPSKRTHQRSKSDATVSISLSSNLKRTSSNPKVENDDEPVRLAPEREFIKSLMGIGKRLATLPTKEQKTQRLISELSLLNHKLPARVWLPTAGFDHHVVRVPHTQAVVLNSKDKAPYLIYVEVLECENFETSLVPVRIPENRIRSTRSVENLPECGITHEQRASSFTTVPNYDNDDEAWSVDDIGELQVELPELHTNSCDNISQFSVDSITSQESKDPVFIAAGDIRRRLSEQLAHTPTTFRRDPEDPSAVALKEPWEEKVRRIREGSPYGHFPNWRLLSVIVKCGDDLRQELLASQVLKQLQSIWESERVPLWIRPYKILVISGDSGMIEPVVNAVSIHQVKKQSQLSLLHYFLQEHGSCTTEAFLTAQRNFVQSCAAYCLVCYLLQVKDRHNGNILLDAEGHIIHIDFGFILSSSPRNLGFETSAFKLTAEFVDVMGGLNGDMFNYYKMLMLQGLIAARKHMDKVVQVVEIMQQGSQLPCFHGSSTIRNLKERFHMNMTEEQLQILVEQMVDGSMRSITTKLYDGFQYLTNGIM; encoded by the exons ATGGGAGACACCATGGTGGAACCAGTACCTGTGAAGCTCTCGGATCAGTCGCTGGTGTTACGGGGCAATGGAGGGAGTGCCCTGTGTGTCATTACGGAGGGCGTGGGGGAGGCGTCGTTGGTTATAGACCCAGATGTGGCGCAGAAAGCCTGCCAGGAGGTGCTTGAGAAAGTCAAGATGATTCACGGCTCCTCTGTCGAGAGCTTGGACAAAGTAGATGGTGGAGATGCTGGAGATGGAGGTTCTCTGGCCAATGGGGACACAGAGCCGAAACTTACCAATACCGGACATACTTCCACCAGCTCCAGAATTAACGAGGAGGAGTCTCCATTGGACATAAACAGTGTAAAGAATGCCCGCCGGAGACAGAAGAACAACTCGGCCAAACAGTCGTGGCTCCTGCGGCTCTTTGAGTGCAAGTTATTCGATGTTTCCATGGCGATTTCGTACCTGTACAACTCCAAGGAGCCGGGGGTCCAGGCCTACATCGGCAACCGGCTCTTCTGTTTCCGCTATGAAGACGTGGACTTTTACCTGCCGCAGCTGCTCAATATGTACATTCACATGGACGAGGACGTGGGCGACGCCATCAAACCCTACGTGGTCCATCGGTGCCGCCAGAGCATCAACTTCTCCCTGCAGTGCGCGTGGCTCCTGGGCGCTTACTCCTCCGACATGCACATCTCCACCCAGCGGCACTCCCGCGGCACCAAGCTCCGCAAGCTCATCCTCTCCGACGAGCTCAAGCCCGCCCACAAGAAGAGAGAGATCCCGCCCCTTAGCCTGGCCCCGGATACGGGCCTCTCACCTTCCAAGAGGACTCACCAAAGGTCCAAATCTGATGCCACGGTCAGCATCAGCCTCAGCAGCAACCTGAAGCGGACATCGAGCAACCCCAAAGTGGAGAACGACGACGAG CCGGTGCGCCTCGCTCCCGAGAGGGAATTCATCAAGTCTCTCATGGGCATCGGAAAGCGATTGGCCACCCTCCCCACCAAGGAACAGAAGACCCAAAGGCTCATCTCTGAGTTGTCCTTACTCAACCACAAGCTGCCCGCCCGGGTCTGGCTGCCCACCGCCGGCTTTGACCACCACGTGGTGAGGGTGCcacacacacaggctgttgtACTGAACTCCAAGGATAAG GCCCCCTATCTGATCTACGTGGAGGTTCTTGAATGTGAAAACTTTGAGACATCGCTGGTCCCGGTCCGAATCCCGGAGAATCGAATCCGCAGCACCCGCTCCGTAGAGAACCTGCCTGAGTGCGGCATCACCCACGAGCAGCGAGCCAGCAGCTTCACCACCGTCCCCAATTATGATAACGATGATGAGGCCTGGTCTGTGGATGATATTGGGGAGCTGCAGGTGGAG TTGCCTGAACTTCATACCAACAGCTGTGACAACATCTCTCAGTTTTCGGTGGACAGTATCACCAGTCAGGAGAGCAAGGACCCCGTGTTTATAGCGGCCGGCGACATCCG GAGGCGTCTGTCAGAGCAATTGGCTCACACCCCAACTACGTTCCGCAGGGACCCCGAAGACCCCTCAGCTGTGGCCCTTAAAGAACCTTGGGAGGAGAAAGTCAG GAGGATCAGGGAGGGCACCCCCTATGGGCACTTCCCAAACTGGAGGCTCCTGTCAGTCATAGTGAAGTGTGGGGACGACCTGCGCCAGGAGCTCTTGGCCTCTCAGGTGCTGAAACAGCTGCAG TCCATCTGGGAGAGCGAGCGGGTGCCTCTGTGGATCCGGCCGTACAAGATCCTGGTGATTTCGGGAGACAGCGGAATGATTGAGCCGGTGGTGAATGCGGTGTCGATACATCAGGTGAAGAAGCAGTCGCAGCTCTCGTTGTTGCATTATTTCCTGCAGGAACACGGCAGCTGCACCACCGAAGCTTTCCTCACCGCTCAGCGCAACTTTGTGCAGAGCTGCGCCGCCTACTGCCTGGTGTGTTACCTGCTGCAGGTCAAGGACAG GCACAATGGTAACATCCTCCTGGACGCCGAGGGCCACATTATCCACATCGACTTTGGCTTCATTCTCTCCAGCTCTCCCCGGAACCTCGGCTTTGAGACCTCGGCCTTCAAGCTCACTGCTGAGTTTGTGGAT GTGATGGGGGGGCTGAATGGGGACATGTTCAACTACTACAAGATGCTGATGCTGCAGGGACTGATCGCTGCCCGGAAACACATGGACAAAGTGGTGCAGGTTGTAGAAATCATGCAGCAAG GTTCCCAGCTGCCCTGCTTCCATGGCTCCAGCACTATCCGTAACCTGAAGGAGCGTTTCCACATGAACATGACGGAGGAGCAGCTACAGATCCTGGTGGAGCAGATGGTGGACGGCAGCATGAGATCCATAACCACCAAACTGTACGATGGATTCCAATATCTGACCAATGGCATCATGTGA
- the pi4kb.L gene encoding phosphatidylinositol 4-kinase beta isoform X3, producing the protein MEPVRLAPEREFIKSLMGIGKRLATLPTKEQKTQRLISELSLLNHKLPARVWLPTAGFDHHVVRVPHTQAVVLNSKDKAPYLIYVEVLECENFETSLVPVRIPENRIRSTRSVENLPECGITHEQRASSFTTVPNYDNDDEAWSVDDIGELQVELPELHTNSCDNISQFSVDSITSQESKDPVFIAAGDIRRRLSEQLAHTPTTFRRDPEDPSAVALKEPWEEKVRRIREGTPYGHFPNWRLLSVIVKCGDDLRQELLASQVLKQLQSIWESERVPLWIRPYKILVISGDSGMIEPVVNAVSIHQVKKQSQLSLLHYFLQEHGSCTTEAFLTAQRNFVQSCAAYCLVCYLLQVKDRHNGNILLDAEGHIIHIDFGFILSSSPRNLGFETSAFKLTAEFVDVMGGLNGDMFNYYKMLMLQGLIAARKHMDKVVQVVEIMQQGSQLPCFHGSSTIRNLKERFHMNMTEEQLQILVEQMVDGSMRSITTKLYDGFQYLTNGIM; encoded by the exons ATGGAG CCGGTGCGCCTCGCTCCCGAGAGGGAATTCATCAAGTCTCTCATGGGCATCGGAAAGCGATTGGCCACCCTCCCCACCAAGGAACAGAAGACCCAAAGGCTCATCTCTGAGTTGTCCTTACTCAACCACAAGCTGCCCGCCCGGGTCTGGCTGCCCACCGCCGGCTTTGACCACCACGTGGTGAGGGTGCcacacacacaggctgttgtACTGAACTCCAAGGATAAG GCCCCCTATCTGATCTACGTGGAGGTTCTTGAATGTGAAAACTTTGAGACATCGCTGGTCCCGGTCCGAATCCCGGAGAATCGAATCCGCAGCACCCGCTCCGTAGAGAACCTGCCTGAGTGCGGCATCACCCACGAGCAGCGAGCCAGCAGCTTCACCACCGTCCCCAATTATGATAACGATGATGAGGCCTGGTCTGTGGATGATATTGGGGAGCTGCAGGTGGAG TTGCCTGAACTTCATACCAACAGCTGTGACAACATCTCTCAGTTTTCGGTGGACAGTATCACCAGTCAGGAGAGCAAGGACCCCGTGTTTATAGCGGCCGGCGACATCCG GAGGCGTCTGTCAGAGCAATTGGCTCACACCCCAACTACGTTCCGCAGGGACCCCGAAGACCCCTCAGCTGTGGCCCTTAAAGAACCTTGGGAGGAGAAAGTCAG GAGGATCAGGGAGGGCACCCCCTATGGGCACTTCCCAAACTGGAGGCTCCTGTCAGTCATAGTGAAGTGTGGGGACGACCTGCGCCAGGAGCTCTTGGCCTCTCAGGTGCTGAAACAGCTGCAG TCCATCTGGGAGAGCGAGCGGGTGCCTCTGTGGATCCGGCCGTACAAGATCCTGGTGATTTCGGGAGACAGCGGAATGATTGAGCCGGTGGTGAATGCGGTGTCGATACATCAGGTGAAGAAGCAGTCGCAGCTCTCGTTGTTGCATTATTTCCTGCAGGAACACGGCAGCTGCACCACCGAAGCTTTCCTCACCGCTCAGCGCAACTTTGTGCAGAGCTGCGCCGCCTACTGCCTGGTGTGTTACCTGCTGCAGGTCAAGGACAG GCACAATGGTAACATCCTCCTGGACGCCGAGGGCCACATTATCCACATCGACTTTGGCTTCATTCTCTCCAGCTCTCCCCGGAACCTCGGCTTTGAGACCTCGGCCTTCAAGCTCACTGCTGAGTTTGTGGAT GTGATGGGGGGGCTGAATGGGGACATGTTCAACTACTACAAGATGCTGATGCTGCAGGGACTGATCGCTGCCCGGAAACACATGGACAAAGTGGTGCAGGTTGTAGAAATCATGCAGCAAG GTTCCCAGCTGCCCTGCTTCCATGGCTCCAGCACTATCCGTAACCTGAAGGAGCGTTTCCACATGAACATGACGGAGGAGCAGCTACAGATCCTGGTGGAGCAGATGGTGGACGGCAGCATGAGATCCATAACCACCAAACTGTACGATGGATTCCAATATCTGACCAATGGCATCATGTGA